From a single Dendropsophus ebraccatus isolate aDenEbr1 chromosome 8, aDenEbr1.pat, whole genome shotgun sequence genomic region:
- the LOC138800013 gene encoding olfactory receptor 5AR1-like, whose translation MDITLNGTFLNFNGTDFFIKGLSNAPELQYLGFLIFLFTYLVIIFGNISIFLVICLNSHLHSPMYIFLMNLSVIDILYTSSILPKLLSVLITKNDTISFWGCIYQMYFFLAMACAEVLLLAAMAYDRYVAICHPLHYVTIMSVRQAAGLTITAWSIGFLDPSGHAVLISRLSFCASRLIDHFFCDVIPLLKISCSDTSGVELINYLEGSLILSSAFVLTLVSYIFIISTIVKIKSAEGRRKAFSTCSSHLTCVVIFYGTIICLYMRPTTTYTPKQDKFIALLYAILVPVLNPVIYSLKNQEIKTGFIKFKNKLA comes from the coding sequence ATGGATATAACCCTAAATGGAACTTTTCTCAACTTCAATGGCACCGATTTCTTTATTAAAGGTTTATCTAATGCCCCTGAGCTTCAATATCTAGGTTTTCTTATATTCCTTTTTACCTATCttgtcattatttttggaaatatTAGCATCTTTTTGGTTATTTGCTTGAATTCACACCTTCATTCTCCTATGTATATATTCTTGATGAATCTCTCAGTTATTGATATACTTTATACCTCCAGTATTCTGCCTAAACTTCTAAGTGTGCTCATCACTAAGAATGATACAATCTCATTTTGGGGTTGCATATATCAAATGTACTTCTTTTTAGCTATGGCTTGTGCTGAAGTCCTTTTGTTGGCAGCTATGGCATATGACCGCTATGTAGCCATCTGTCACCCTCTCCATTACGTTACTATAATGAGTGTAAGACAAGCGGCTGGCCTTACCATTACTGCATGGAGTATTGGGTTTTTGGACCCTAGTGGTCATGCTGTACTTATATCAAGACTGTCTTTTTGTGCATCCCGCCTAATCGATCACTTCTTTTGTGATGTTATTCCATTGTTAAAGATCTCCTGCAGTGATACATCTGGGGTGGAGTTGATTAACTACCTGGAAGGATCCCTCATTTTATCATCTGCCTTTGTGCTTACATTAGTGTCATACATATTTATTATTTCCACCATTGTGAAGATAAAATCTGCAGAAGGAAGACGTAAAGCATTCTCTACCTGCTCCTCCCACCTAACCTGTGTCGTCATATTTTATGGGACCATAATCTGTTTGTATATGAGACCTACAACAACCTATACCCCTAAACAAGACAAGTTTATAGCTCTTCTTTATGCCATTCTAGTTCCGGTCCTAAATCCTGTTATTTATAGTTTGAAAAATCAGGAAATAAAAACTGGATTTATAAAATTCAAGAACAAATTGGCTTAA